A window of the Polypterus senegalus isolate Bchr_013 chromosome 4, ASM1683550v1, whole genome shotgun sequence genome harbors these coding sequences:
- the LOC120528697 gene encoding C2 calcium-dependent domain-containing protein 4C-like, producing MRLQYFNLLEMWLIQKIRETVQKNASYQNSSHSPCNGSTSKPRLSLRLHCNVLTPDKIPEFFIPPKHTQSTESLEQLLAQHKSDSSLVENHSKHLEKVSLLYTQSKTQSKDSDNLEFMETNNQHIIEIDSIEDSDVPRNKITLKECETCPSSGWLPDAASCYGFTGFFESPNTRRKESLFHIDFRSFNLQKSRGKFPTKQLQSFSGCLAQESLNISKLQMSACIPCHCCTADKDNGVPCVSFMLPSYFQLGSSVFDSTDHQDLSGDASRSTSQLLQENSLSSIHDSSSLSSCLCAHQKTTACSLVPPAFYSFKFLQCQEWLQKEHLLPLIGRGQIRLSAEYKSGSCTLRIRVVSVEDLYDNLFDERCIHCCVILCLIPGKLQRQQSAIIKNSKNPIFNEDFFFDGVTVEDLNSMSLKLKVINKASSLKRDTVLGSNELPLFQLLPH from the coding sequence ATGAGATTACAATATTTTAACCTATTGGAAATGTGGCTCATACAAAAGATCAGAGAAACGGTCCAAAAGAATGCCTCCTATCAAAACAGCTCACACTCTCCTTGCAATGGTAGCACTTCTAAACCTCGCCTCTCACTACGACTGCACTGCAATGTCTTGACTCCAGATAAGATTCCTGAATTTTTTATACCACCAAAACACACTCAGTCCACAGAGAGCTTGGAGCAGCTCCTGGCACAACATAAGTCAGACTCCAGTCTGGTAGAAAACCATTCCAAGCATCTCGAAAAGGTTTCATTGCTTTACACACAGTCAAAAACTCAGAGTAAAGACagtgacaatttagaatttaTGGAAACCAACAATCAACACATCATAGAAATTGACAGTATTGAAGACAGTGACGTTCCCAGGAACAAGATAACACTGAAGGAGTGTGAAACTTGCCCTTCATCAGGATGGCTTCCTGATGCAGCCAGCTGCTATGGATTTACAGGTTTCTTTGAAAGCCCCAACACAAGAAGAAAGGAGTCATTATTTCATATTGACTTCAGAAGTTTCAACCTGCAGAAAAGCAGGGGCAAGTTCCCTACTAAACAGCTACAGTCTTTCAGTGGATGTTTGGCGCAAGAAAGCTTAAATATTTCTAAGTTGCAAATGTCTGCGTGCATTCCTTGTCATTGCTGCACTGCTGACAAAGACAATGGGGTTCCCTGTGTGTCCTTTATGCTACCATCTTATTTCCAACTAGGATCCTCTGTGTTTGATAGCACAGATCATCAAGACCTCTCGGGTGATGCTTCTAGGTCCACCTCCCAATTGCTACAGGAGAACAGTTTATCCTCCATACATGACAGTAGCTCTTTAAGCAGCTGTCTCTGTGCACATCAGAAAACAACAGCATGTTCCCTTGTGCCACCAgctttttattcctttaaatTTCTTCAGTGCCAAGAGTGGCTTCAAAAAGAACATTTACTGCCACTGATAGGAAGAGGACAGATCCGCCTGTCTGCAGAATACAAGTCAGGCAGCTGCACCCTTCGTATACGGGTGGTGTCGGTGGAGGATTTGTATGACAACTTGTTTGATGAGCGGTGCATCCACTGTTGTGTTATTTTGTGCTTAATCCCAGGAAAACTACAAAGGCAGCAAAGTGCAAtcataaaaaacagcaaaaacccCATCTTTAATGAAGACTTCTTCTTTGATGGAGTCACAGTTGAAGATCTTAACAGCATGTCCTTAAAGCTTAAGGTCATTAATAAGGCATCTAGCTTGAAACGAGACACAGTGCTTGGCAGTAATGAACTTCCTCTCTTCCAGCTATTACCTcattaa